The following proteins are encoded in a genomic region of Natronorubrum halophilum:
- the purF gene encoding amidophosphoribosyltransferase — protein sequence MTEKCGVVGVSLNGRDAARPLYYALYALQHRGQESAGIVTHDGFQQHSHVKMGLVGDAFGEDDLDALNGSAGIGHVRYPTAGSVDSSCAQPFSVSFKSGSLGLSHNGNLVNADEIRDELAAVGHAFTSDGDTEVIAHDLARNLLEEDLVRAVKRTMGRIHGSYALTISHDDTILGVRDPQGNRPLCIGELEDGYILASESAAIDTLDGELVRDVRPGELVVLTEGGEGFDSYQLVEQENTAHCFFEHVYFARPDSVIDETLVYEARRNLGRELWDESGVETDVVMPVPDSGRAFASGYADAASETTADGEPRDEDDDGVEFAEGLMKNRYVGRTFIMPTQDERERAVRLKLNPIKSTIEGKTVTVIDDSIVRGTTSTQLVQLLKDCGAEAVHVRIGAPKIVAPCYMGINMATREELIASDKTTEEIRDTIDADSLAYLSTDSVAEVLGKERLDLCLGCVTGEYPYDIDGEETDRDVTRPELGGQALHADD from the coding sequence ATGACCGAGAAGTGCGGCGTCGTCGGCGTCTCACTGAACGGTCGAGACGCGGCACGACCGTTGTACTACGCGCTCTATGCACTCCAGCACCGCGGCCAGGAGTCCGCCGGAATCGTCACGCACGACGGCTTCCAGCAACACAGCCACGTCAAGATGGGGCTCGTGGGCGACGCCTTCGGCGAGGACGACCTCGACGCGCTCAACGGGTCCGCGGGGATCGGCCACGTCCGCTATCCGACGGCCGGCTCGGTCGACTCCTCCTGTGCACAGCCCTTCTCTGTCTCGTTCAAGAGCGGTTCGCTCGGGCTCTCCCACAACGGCAACCTCGTCAACGCCGACGAGATTCGGGACGAACTCGCGGCGGTGGGTCACGCCTTCACCAGCGACGGCGACACCGAGGTCATCGCCCACGACCTCGCGCGCAACCTGCTCGAGGAGGACCTCGTCCGGGCGGTCAAGCGCACGATGGGGCGGATCCACGGCTCCTACGCGCTGACGATCAGCCACGACGATACGATCCTCGGCGTCCGCGATCCGCAGGGAAACCGCCCGCTCTGTATCGGGGAACTCGAGGACGGCTACATTCTCGCCTCGGAGTCGGCGGCGATCGACACGCTCGACGGGGAACTCGTTCGCGACGTTCGGCCGGGCGAACTCGTCGTCCTCACCGAAGGCGGCGAAGGGTTCGACTCCTACCAGCTCGTCGAACAGGAGAACACCGCCCACTGTTTCTTCGAACACGTCTACTTCGCGCGGCCGGACAGCGTTATCGACGAAACGCTAGTCTACGAGGCGCGTCGGAATCTCGGACGCGAACTCTGGGACGAAAGCGGCGTCGAGACCGACGTCGTGATGCCGGTTCCCGACTCCGGGCGCGCGTTCGCCTCGGGTTACGCCGACGCGGCGAGCGAGACGACCGCCGACGGCGAGCCCCGCGACGAGGACGACGACGGCGTCGAGTTCGCCGAGGGACTGATGAAAAACCGCTACGTCGGCCGCACGTTCATCATGCCGACTCAGGACGAGCGCGAGCGCGCCGTTCGACTGAAGCTCAACCCGATCAAGTCCACCATCGAGGGCAAGACCGTCACGGTTATCGACGACAGCATCGTCCGCGGAACCACCTCGACGCAGCTTGTCCAGTTGCTCAAAGACTGCGGTGCCGAGGCGGTCCACGTTCGAATCGGCGCGCCGAAGATCGTCGCCCCGTGTTACATGGGGATCAACATGGCCACCCGCGAGGAACTCATCGCTTCGGATAAGACAACCGAAGAGATCCGCGATACCATCGACGCCGACAGTCTCGCGTACCTCTCGACCGATTCCGTCGCCGAGGTCCTCGGAAAGGAGCGCCTCGACCTCTGTCTGGGCTGCGTGACCGGAGAGTACCCCTACGATATCGACGGCGAGGAGACCGATCGCGACGTCACCCGCCCCGAACTCGGTGGCCAGGCGCTGCACGCCGACGACTAA
- a CDS encoding DUF420 domain-containing protein, producing the protein MEYVPRERVTPIAAVLSVVSLAVVFAAAGGRIPPSTVPAAPEWFLDLIPHLNVVISAAAIGTIALGWRAIRRGQVDRHRVAMLTSFCLFAAFLTLYLYRLVATGGPQPFPGPDAVYQFVYLPVLAIHIFLAIVCVPLVYYALLLAFAYPVAELRRTSHARFGRIAASLWLISFSLGIVVYALLHVAY; encoded by the coding sequence ATGGAGTACGTCCCTCGAGAGCGCGTCACCCCGATCGCGGCAGTCCTGAGCGTCGTCTCCCTCGCGGTGGTCTTCGCGGCGGCGGGCGGCCGGATTCCGCCCTCGACGGTGCCGGCCGCGCCCGAGTGGTTCCTCGACCTGATTCCGCACCTCAACGTGGTGATCAGCGCGGCGGCGATCGGAACGATCGCGCTGGGTTGGCGAGCCATCCGTCGCGGGCAGGTCGACAGACACCGCGTCGCGATGCTCACCTCGTTCTGCCTGTTCGCGGCCTTCCTGACGCTCTATCTCTACCGGCTGGTAGCGACCGGCGGCCCGCAGCCGTTTCCCGGGCCCGACGCTGTCTACCAGTTCGTCTACCTGCCGGTGCTCGCGATCCACATCTTTCTCGCGATCGTCTGCGTGCCGCTGGTCTACTACGCGCTCCTGCTGGCCTTCGCGTACCCGGTCGCGGAACTTCGCCGGACCAGTCACGCCCGCTTCGGCCGGATCGCGGCGTCCCTCTGGCTGATCTCGTTCTCGCTCGGGATCGTCGTCTACGCGCTGTTGCACGTCGCGTACTGA